Part of the uncultured Desulfobacter sp. genome, AAGCTTACGCCTTTTGAACAAAATCGACATAACGGAGGCCCAATGACATCACATCAAGACGCACGGTTCCAAGGGGCGCCCAAATATGTGCTCGACCCCGAGCTTGCATCCATTGTCAATATATCCATGACCCTTGAAATGCCCCTGCTTTTAAAAGGGGAGCCCGGGACCGGTAAAACCATGCTGGCCCATGCCATTGCCGACACCCTGGACATGCAACTGATTATTCTCAATGTCAAATCCAGCATGAAACTTGTGGAGGCCCTCTACCAGTACGACACGCTGACCCGTCTCAATGACTCCCGGTTCGGGGACTCCACCAGGGATGTCAGCAATATTGACGAATACATAAAAATGGGAAAAATCGGCCAGGCGTTCTGCGCCGAAAAGCGTACGGTGCTTCTCATTGATGAAATTGACAAGGCCGATACCGATTTCCAGGATGACATGCTCGACGTTTTGGACCAGATGCAGTTTGACATCATTGAAACCGACAGCACCGTATCCGCCAGACACAGACCGGTGATCATCATCACATCCAATGCCAAAAAAGACTTGTCCGATCCCTTTCTCGGCCGGTGCAATTTCCATCACATTGCCTTTCCCGACCCCAAAATGATGCGTAAGATTATCCAGGTCCACTTTCCTGACATTGATTCCAAGCTGGCGGAAAATGCCATCAATGCATTTTATGCAGCCAGGAACATTGACGGCATAGAGAAAAAGCCTGCCACCCGGGAACTGATCAACTGGATACGGGCGCTCCAGGCAGATCCAGACTTCAGGGCCCAGGATCTTCTCAAGGGCGGCCTGCCTTTCTTGGGCGTGATGTTTAAAAAAAGCCCGGACTATGAGCGGGCCAAAAACATGACCGGCCGCCCCAAACGGTTCTAGGGCCATTCATGTTTCTCAAATTCTTCTATACACTAAAAGAGGTCGGCATACCGGTTTCCCCCACATCTTTTTTGACCCTGCAAAAGGCACTGCACCGGGGGCTGATCATCAGCCTTGACGATTTTTATACCTGCGCCCGGGCCGTGCTGGTGAAAAGTGAACGCTACTTTGATCTATATGACCAGGTATTTGCCTACCACTTTGACGGGGTGCCCCTGCCCGAAGACGAAGGATTTGAAATCGACCAGATGGCCCAGGCCATGCTGGAAGAATGGCTCAAAGACCCCAAAAACATGGCCGATGCCCTGAACATT contains:
- a CDS encoding MoxR family ATPase, coding for MTSHQDARFQGAPKYVLDPELASIVNISMTLEMPLLLKGEPGTGKTMLAHAIADTLDMQLIILNVKSSMKLVEALYQYDTLTRLNDSRFGDSTRDVSNIDEYIKMGKIGQAFCAEKRTVLLIDEIDKADTDFQDDMLDVLDQMQFDIIETDSTVSARHRPVIIITSNAKKDLSDPFLGRCNFHHIAFPDPKMMRKIIQVHFPDIDSKLAENAINAFYAARNIDGIEKKPATRELINWIRALQADPDFRAQDLLKGGLPFLGVMFKKSPDYERAKNMTGRPKRF